The following coding sequences lie in one Bacteroides helcogenes P 36-108 genomic window:
- a CDS encoding tetratricopeptide repeat protein, with protein MSKKNLLSGRDKELQQLAEQYEAAQAENKSIYMDADDLADLADWYAVRHKYEMANEVVEHGLSLHPENTALLVEQAYLCMDTRNREKAQKIAEKISDNSPEVKVLKASLLLEEGKLDDAELLIDSIEDKEDLANIVDVAYMYIDMDYPEKASVWIARGLEQYAEEEAFLAVTGDCQYAQGLYEQAATIYNRLIDKNPYSASYWFGLARCHFDRQMFDKAIEACDFAIVADEEFTDAYIMKGHAFFQLGNEEGAMECYRQAEKLDAITPGFIHTFIGLNCVSKEEWAEGLEHLEQAIKSKDEDDMLTLTSLYANAALCLHKLGKKRKAHQYCKKAYTLNPKDIDPYLVEGRIYMEEEEYEKGIKQWAKALEYAPYAETWHEIGLCSMEIGQLSYAKLAFERVKEMEPDYEGINEKLVSIYMLLKDKENFMKYNRLCKQPFNLDELEKLQQMLEDENQDDLAKVMKNIFESLK; from the coding sequence ATGAGCAAAAAGAATCTCCTATCCGGAAGGGACAAAGAACTGCAACAACTGGCGGAACAATATGAGGCTGCGCAAGCTGAAAACAAGTCAATCTATATGGATGCGGATGACTTGGCCGACCTTGCAGACTGGTACGCCGTCCGTCATAAATACGAGATGGCTAACGAGGTGGTGGAACATGGCTTAAGCCTGCATCCCGAAAACACTGCCTTGCTGGTAGAGCAGGCCTACCTGTGCATGGATACCCGGAACAGAGAAAAAGCCCAGAAGATAGCAGAGAAAATCAGTGACAATTCTCCGGAAGTAAAAGTGCTGAAAGCCAGCCTCCTGCTGGAAGAAGGCAAATTAGACGATGCAGAGTTATTGATTGACAGCATAGAGGACAAGGAAGACCTTGCCAATATCGTCGATGTGGCCTACATGTATATTGACATGGACTATCCGGAAAAAGCATCGGTATGGATAGCACGCGGACTCGAACAATATGCCGAAGAAGAAGCATTTCTTGCCGTTACCGGTGACTGCCAATATGCCCAAGGCTTATATGAACAAGCTGCAACGATTTATAACAGACTGATAGACAAGAATCCATATTCAGCATCTTACTGGTTCGGACTGGCCCGTTGCCACTTTGACCGGCAAATGTTTGACAAAGCCATTGAAGCCTGCGACTTTGCCATCGTAGCCGATGAGGAATTTACCGATGCCTATATCATGAAAGGGCATGCTTTCTTCCAACTTGGCAATGAAGAAGGAGCTATGGAATGCTACCGACAGGCTGAAAAACTCGACGCCATCACTCCGGGATTCATACATACCTTCATCGGGCTGAATTGTGTCTCCAAAGAAGAATGGGCGGAAGGTTTGGAACATCTGGAACAGGCTATAAAGTCCAAAGACGAGGACGACATGCTGACCTTGACCTCTCTCTATGCCAATGCAGCGCTTTGCCTTCATAAATTGGGCAAAAAACGCAAAGCCCACCAGTATTGCAAAAAAGCATATACCCTGAATCCCAAAGACATAGATCCTTATCTCGTTGAAGGACGCATTTACATGGAAGAAGAAGAATACGAGAAGGGGATCAAACAGTGGGCCAAAGCCCTGGAATATGCCCCGTATGCCGAAACCTGGCACGAGATAGGTTTATGCAGCATGGAGATAGGCCAGTTGAGCTATGCCAAGCTTGCCTTTGAACGTGTCAAGGAGATGGAACCCGATTATGAAGGTATAAACGAGAAGTTGGTCTCCATATACATGCTGCTAAAAGATAAAGAAAACTTCATGAAATACAACCGGCTTTGTAAACAGCCTTTCAATCTGGATGAACTGGAAAAACTACAGCAAATGCTGGAAGATGAAAATCAGGATGACCTGGCCAAAGTAATGAAGAATATTTTTGAATC
- a CDS encoding glutamine--tRNA ligase/YqeY domain fusion protein, with amino-acid sequence MAEMKSEETGEKKGLNFIEQIVENDLKEGKNGGKVQTRFPPEPNGYLHIGHAKAICLDFGIAAAHGGVCNLRFDDTNPTKEDVEYVEAIKEDIRWLGYQWGNEYYASDYFQQLWDFAIRLIKEGKAYIDEQSAEQIAAQKGTPTQPGVESPYRNRSVEESLELFMKMNSGEIEEGAMVLRAKIDMANPNMHFRDPIIYRVVKHPHHRTGTAWKAYPMYDFAHGESDFFEGVTHSLCTLEFVVHRPLYDLFIDWLKEGKDLNDNRPRQYEFNKLNLSYTLMSKRNLLTLVKEGLVNGWDDPRMPTICGFRRRGYSPESIHKFIDKIGYTTYDALNEFALLESAVREDLNGRATRISAVLNPVKLIITNYPEGQVEELEAVNNPERPEDGSHTIEFSRELWMERDDFMEDAPKKYFRMTPGQEVRLKSAYIVKCTGCKKNDAGEVVEVYCEYDANTKSGMPEANRKVKGTLHWVSCGHCIEAEVRLYDRLWKVENPRDELAAIREEKNCDALTAMKEIINPDSLHVLPCCYIEKYAAGMQPLTYLQFQRIGYFNVDRDSTPEKMVFNRTVGLKDNWGKINK; translated from the coding sequence ATGGCAGAAATGAAAAGCGAAGAAACAGGCGAAAAGAAGGGCCTGAACTTCATAGAGCAAATAGTAGAGAACGATTTGAAAGAAGGCAAAAACGGCGGAAAAGTACAGACACGTTTCCCGCCGGAACCCAACGGTTACCTCCATATCGGACATGCCAAGGCCATCTGCCTTGATTTCGGTATTGCCGCAGCACACGGTGGTGTCTGCAACCTGCGTTTCGACGACACCAACCCCACAAAAGAAGATGTGGAATATGTGGAAGCCATCAAGGAAGACATCAGATGGCTGGGCTATCAATGGGGTAACGAATATTATGCATCCGACTACTTCCAGCAACTCTGGGACTTCGCCATCCGCCTCATCAAAGAGGGCAAAGCGTATATAGACGAGCAGAGCGCCGAACAGATTGCCGCCCAAAAAGGCACTCCCACCCAACCGGGCGTGGAAAGCCCCTACCGCAACCGTTCCGTCGAAGAAAGCCTTGAACTGTTCATGAAGATGAACAGCGGTGAAATAGAAGAAGGAGCCATGGTGCTCCGTGCCAAGATAGATATGGCGAACCCCAACATGCACTTCCGCGACCCGATCATCTATCGTGTGGTGAAACATCCGCACCACCGTACAGGCACTGCATGGAAGGCTTATCCGATGTATGACTTCGCCCACGGAGAAAGTGATTTCTTTGAAGGCGTGACACACTCTTTATGTACGCTGGAATTTGTGGTTCACCGCCCGCTTTACGATCTCTTCATCGACTGGCTGAAGGAAGGCAAGGATCTGAACGACAACCGTCCGCGCCAGTACGAATTCAATAAACTGAACCTCAGCTACACACTGATGAGCAAACGTAACCTGCTTACACTGGTCAAGGAAGGGCTCGTCAATGGCTGGGACGATCCGCGTATGCCTACCATCTGCGGCTTCCGCCGTCGCGGTTATTCTCCGGAATCCATTCATAAGTTCATCGATAAAATCGGTTATACCACCTACGATGCACTCAACGAATTCGCACTGTTGGAAAGTGCCGTGCGCGAAGACCTGAACGGCCGTGCCACCCGCATCTCTGCTGTCCTGAACCCTGTAAAACTAATCATAACCAATTACCCAGAAGGACAGGTGGAGGAACTGGAGGCGGTCAACAATCCCGAAAGACCTGAGGACGGCAGCCACACCATTGAATTCAGCCGCGAATTGTGGATGGAGCGTGACGACTTCATGGAGGACGCCCCGAAGAAATACTTCCGCATGACACCCGGACAGGAGGTGCGTCTGAAGAGTGCATACATCGTAAAATGTACCGGTTGCAAGAAAAACGACGCCGGTGAAGTAGTGGAAGTATATTGTGAATATGATGCCAATACCAAAAGCGGAATGCCGGAAGCTAACCGCAAGGTTAAGGGCACACTCCACTGGGTAAGCTGCGGCCACTGCATTGAGGCCGAAGTACGCCTCTATGACCGCTTGTGGAAGGTGGAGAACCCCCGCGACGAACTTGCTGCCATCCGTGAAGAAAAGAACTGTGATGCACTGACAGCCATGAAGGAAATCATCAACCCCGACTCCCTTCACGTGTTGCCTTGCTGTTACATCGAAAAGTATGCGGCCGGCATGCAGCCCCTCACCTACCTGCAATTTCAGCGCATCGGCTACTTCAATGTAGATCGTGACTCCACACCTGAAAAAATGGTGTTCAACCGCACCGTAGGGCTGAAGGACAATTGGGGGAAAATCAACAAATAA